A window of Methanolobus sediminis contains these coding sequences:
- a CDS encoding glycosyltransferase family 4 protein: MENKLRIAMFSWESLNSITVGGLAPHITELSEALALQGHEIHIFTRNKDMLPYEVIKGVHYHRVYHALDGGIVQQMDSMCDSMHSAFTEATWKFGKFDLTHVHDWHPVNLVCRLKEESGIPFIMTYHSTEWGRNGNKHGNWWEAMEISHREWRGGYESAKVIVTSTKLKDEIQYLYQIPDYKITIIPNGIHGDKMKMDVDPGKVKEEYGIHPLAPVALFVGRMNYQKGPDLFVRAIPAVLANRWDVKFVIIGEGEMRPECERLAHELNVMDSCRFLGYVDESIKKEWMNACNIICVPSRNEPFGIILLEAWDAGKNIVATDAISLIDNFKDGVIVYQNPDSIAWGINHVFNNYADDELGKEGQKLIKTRYNWDNIAESTVDVYNEQLELNQNQ, encoded by the coding sequence ATGGAAAATAAATTAAGAATAGCCATGTTCTCATGGGAAAGTCTGAATTCTATTACAGTCGGTGGTCTGGCACCCCATATTACCGAGCTTTCGGAAGCTCTGGCACTTCAAGGACATGAGATTCACATTTTTACACGCAACAAGGATATGTTGCCTTATGAAGTGATCAAAGGAGTACATTATCACAGGGTTTACCATGCACTTGATGGAGGCATTGTCCAGCAGATGGACAGCATGTGTGACTCAATGCACAGCGCTTTTACCGAAGCCACCTGGAAATTCGGGAAATTCGACCTTACACATGTGCACGACTGGCATCCTGTAAACCTGGTTTGCAGACTGAAAGAGGAATCAGGAATTCCATTCATAATGACTTACCATAGTACCGAATGGGGCAGGAATGGTAACAAGCATGGAAACTGGTGGGAAGCCATGGAGATAAGTCACAGAGAATGGAGAGGCGGCTATGAATCAGCAAAGGTGATAGTTACATCTACAAAGCTAAAAGATGAGATCCAGTACCTTTACCAGATTCCTGACTACAAGATCACCATAATACCCAATGGCATACATGGAGACAAAATGAAGATGGATGTGGACCCTGGCAAGGTAAAAGAAGAATATGGAATCCATCCATTAGCACCTGTTGCCCTTTTTGTCGGAAGGATGAATTACCAGAAAGGTCCTGATCTTTTCGTGAGAGCTATTCCGGCAGTTCTGGCAAACAGATGGGACGTGAAGTTTGTTATAATCGGTGAAGGTGAGATGCGACCTGAATGCGAAAGGCTTGCACATGAATTGAATGTCATGGACAGTTGCCGTTTCCTTGGTTATGTTGATGAATCTATAAAGAAGGAATGGATGAACGCATGTAACATTATATGTGTGCCAAGCCGCAACGAACCGTTTGGGATTATTCTTCTTGAAGCATGGGATGCTGGAAAGAATATAGTTGCAACTGATGCTATTTCCCTTATAGATAATTTCAAGGACGGTGTTATAGTTTACCAGAATCCTGATTCCATTGCATGGGGAATAAATCATGTATTCAACAATTATGCTGATGATGAACTTGGAAAAGAAGGACAGAAACTCATCAAAACCAGATACAACTGGGACAACATAGCAGAGTCCACAGTAGATGTATATAATGAGCAACTTGAACTTAACCAGAACCAATAA
- the corA gene encoding magnesium/cobalt transporter CorA, with protein MKKLFYKSSRKAGLVPGTLIHIGEERTEKPKITIIDYDKENYQERVVENVEECFPFKDYPTVSWINIDGIHQVDIIEKLGKHFGLHPLVMEDIVHTTQRPKMEDYDSYIYIVLKMLWFNDGDIDVKAEQVSIILGENFVLSFQELEGDTFNFVRERIRNSKGRIRQVGADYLAYALLDSIVDNYFIIIEKFGERIEDLEEELVENPDPGTLQNIHDLKKEMIYMRKSVWPLREVISGLDRSESYLIKDTTFVFLKDIYDHTIQVADAIETYRDILSGILDVYLSSISNKMNEVMKTLTIIATIFIPLTFLAGMYGMNFTYMPELGWKWGYPAVWVINILICISMYVYFHRKNWL; from the coding sequence ATGAAGAAATTGTTTTATAAATCGTCAAGGAAAGCAGGACTCGTACCGGGTACCTTGATACATATTGGTGAAGAAAGAACTGAGAAACCAAAGATAACCATTATAGACTACGACAAAGAGAACTATCAGGAACGTGTAGTTGAAAATGTAGAAGAATGTTTTCCTTTCAAGGACTATCCTACTGTTTCATGGATCAACATTGATGGAATCCATCAGGTAGATATTATTGAAAAACTGGGAAAACATTTCGGACTCCATCCTCTTGTAATGGAGGATATTGTACACACAACACAGCGTCCGAAGATGGAGGATTACGATTCCTACATCTATATTGTCCTGAAAATGCTCTGGTTCAATGATGGCGATATTGATGTTAAAGCAGAACAGGTAAGCATCATTCTTGGTGAAAATTTCGTCCTGTCATTCCAGGAGCTTGAAGGCGATACTTTCAATTTTGTCAGGGAAAGGATACGAAATTCAAAGGGCAGGATAAGGCAAGTGGGAGCCGATTACCTCGCGTACGCACTCCTTGACTCTATTGTTGACAATTATTTTATTATCATTGAAAAGTTCGGAGAGAGAATTGAAGACTTAGAGGAGGAACTTGTGGAAAATCCGGATCCAGGGACTCTTCAGAACATACACGACCTGAAAAAAGAAATGATATATATGCGCAAATCAGTATGGCCTCTCAGGGAAGTTATCAGCGGTCTGGATCGCTCGGAATCATATCTCATAAAAGATACGACATTCGTGTTCCTTAAAGATATTTACGACCATACAATACAGGTTGCAGATGCCATTGAAACATACAGGGACATTCTTTCCGGAATACTGGATGTTTACCTCTCAAGTATTAGCAACAAAATGAACGAGGTCATGAAAACACTCACAATAATTGCAACCATATTTATCCCCCTGACCTTCCTTGCGGGAATGTACGGAATGAATTTCACTTATATGCCTGAACTGGGATGGAAATGGGGTTACCCAGCTGTTTGGGTAATTAATATCTTGATATGTATTTCTATGTATGTATATTTCCACAGGAAGAACTGGCTTTGA
- a CDS encoding DUF432 domain-containing protein — protein MFEIYHPPFTTEAEDTEIIVEKQGDDLIYKRLFRGDEERELVLLNNDGDIIINPIEPVNLPESITAFLMVDFKRSAMIRPGDKKKIYLKFPVEIGVFVTDKSRKNYEVIDVFTLNKIKYTLYGSHTQGMICRHWESDIYTEEPDTDNLYEGFIELEISNESNHQMEITKAIFNAYGMKLYFGDKRLGMKASMRIINKLLAETDFSTYPTTSRFKRSMELYTARKLAITSTKGIMEFGT, from the coding sequence ATGTTTGAGATATATCACCCACCATTCACTACAGAAGCTGAAGACACTGAAATAATAGTTGAAAAACAGGGAGATGACCTTATCTATAAACGCCTGTTCAGGGGAGATGAAGAAAGAGAACTTGTTTTGTTAAATAATGATGGGGATATAATAATTAATCCTATTGAACCGGTAAACCTTCCTGAAAGTATCACGGCTTTTCTAATGGTAGATTTTAAGCGATCAGCAATGATCCGACCGGGAGATAAAAAGAAGATCTATCTCAAATTCCCCGTCGAGATTGGGGTCTTTGTTACTGACAAATCCAGAAAGAACTATGAAGTTATCGATGTTTTTACATTAAACAAAATTAAGTACACACTTTACGGAAGTCATACACAGGGAATGATCTGCAGGCACTGGGAAAGTGACATCTATACAGAAGAACCAGACACTGATAATCTCTATGAAGGATTTATTGAACTGGAAATATCCAATGAGTCCAATCACCAGATGGAAATTACAAAAGCAATATTCAATGCCTACGGTATGAAACTCTACTTTGGGGACAAAAGACTTGGTATGAAAGCCAGTATGAGAATCATAAACAAACTACTCGCTGAAACGGATTTTAGTACCTATCCTACAACATCCAGGTTCAAGCGTTCGATGGAACTCTATACGGCACGTAAACTTGCAATAACAAGCACAAAGGGAATCATGGAGTTTGGCACATGA
- a CDS encoding mechanosensitive ion channel family protein encodes MSNNSTISSVYSYIPALSDPFVQITTVVLVLFFTILIAKGITIYLQRSLNDKMDKEHLNILIKSIYYGAIVIAVVGVIFPYLQINTSGLLVAGGVVGIVLGFASQSIMGNLISGVFLMIERPIKIGDQVNIDNKMGFVEDIKIISTIIRTYDGLFIRLPNETVFTTSITNYVANLTRRFEYVVGIRYSDDADEAIKIIKDIIDKEPFALVNPGPSVFVDTLGDNAVNIIVRIWAPVKQWYDMKTRLLWIIKRTLEENGIEIAFPQRTVWFASELNTRKMPDISETGYDK; translated from the coding sequence ATGAGTAATAACAGCACCATTAGTAGTGTTTATTCATATATACCAGCACTCTCAGACCCATTCGTTCAGATAACAACAGTAGTACTTGTTCTTTTCTTTACAATATTAATAGCAAAAGGCATAACGATCTATTTACAGAGGTCGCTTAATGACAAGATGGATAAGGAGCACCTGAACATCCTTATAAAATCCATCTATTACGGAGCAATCGTTATTGCTGTGGTAGGAGTTATTTTCCCTTATCTTCAGATTAATACCTCTGGCCTTCTTGTTGCAGGAGGAGTTGTGGGTATTGTTCTTGGTTTTGCCAGCCAGAGTATAATGGGCAATTTGATTTCAGGTGTGTTCCTCATGATTGAACGCCCCATAAAGATTGGCGATCAGGTAAATATTGACAACAAAATGGGTTTTGTAGAGGACATTAAGATAATCTCTACCATAATCCGCACCTATGATGGCCTTTTCATCAGGCTTCCCAATGAAACGGTTTTTACAACCAGCATAACAAATTATGTTGCAAACCTTACAAGGAGGTTTGAATACGTGGTGGGAATCAGATACAGCGATGATGCTGATGAAGCAATAAAGATCATCAAGGACATAATTGACAAGGAACCTTTTGCACTGGTAAACCCCGGGCCAAGTGTTTTTGTTGACACATTGGGTGACAATGCTGTCAATATCATTGTCAGGATATGGGCACCTGTAAAACAATGGTATGATATGAAAACCAGGCTTCTATGGATTATCAAGAGAACACTTGAAGAGAACGGTATAGAAATCGCATTCCCACAGAGAACAGTATGGTTTGCCAGTGAACTGAACACCAGAAAGATGCCAGATATTTCAGAAACAGGATATGATAAATAA
- a CDS encoding alpha-amylase produces MKAVCVCFEVHLPLPLRWYWPGEGYGDAHVEKYFDMEKAFHNFTKLATNIETLNEALAKSIDNGGKYTLDISGIFLEQCKWAPEIIDGFRKLGNKNISFAASPYYHSISCLFPSLDEFRKQVEMDVNIIKDIFGIEPKTFVNTELLFDKKIMKMLHEMGFQCFISEGSHNIMNGYDPMHVYDNEVPTLLRHINLSEDLEIKFSDRGWPGYPLIADKFASWIASMKGEVITLYIKYDAINTHLQKNEGILEFLHELPICLKKHGVKMLLAEEAVESFKKTELSSLESKTTSRYGMNNLLGNHAQHLFMHELIDMGEMLGKMDDGEKKEELTEIFRCLQQSEIFLEMNSEERRLGYERAVNDLSILSDIERAIIITEATENESAGKKEAYE; encoded by the coding sequence ATGAAAGCCGTATGCGTTTGTTTTGAGGTACACCTGCCTTTGCCTTTAAGATGGTACTGGCCCGGGGAAGGATACGGAGATGCCCATGTCGAAAAATATTTTGATATGGAAAAAGCATTCCATAACTTCACAAAACTTGCCACAAACATTGAAACACTAAATGAAGCACTGGCTAAGTCCATCGATAACGGAGGCAAATACACCCTTGATATATCCGGTATTTTCCTTGAGCAATGCAAATGGGCACCTGAGATAATAGATGGTTTCCGCAAGCTTGGAAACAAGAATATCTCATTTGCAGCTTCACCATATTATCATTCTATATCATGCCTGTTCCCAAGCCTTGATGAATTCAGGAAACAGGTGGAAATGGATGTTAATATTATCAAAGACATTTTTGGAATAGAGCCTAAAACCTTTGTTAATACGGAGCTACTTTTTGATAAAAAGATAATGAAGATGCTCCATGAAATGGGATTCCAGTGTTTTATTTCCGAAGGCTCCCACAACATTATGAACGGATACGACCCCATGCATGTTTATGATAACGAAGTGCCAACACTTCTGAGACATATAAACCTGAGCGAGGATCTGGAAATCAAATTCTCAGACAGGGGATGGCCGGGATATCCACTTATAGCTGACAAATTCGCATCATGGATAGCAAGCATGAAAGGCGAGGTAATTACACTTTACATAAAATACGATGCTATCAACACTCATCTTCAGAAGAATGAAGGAATACTCGAATTCCTGCATGAGCTCCCAATATGCCTGAAAAAACATGGCGTGAAAATGTTATTAGCTGAAGAGGCAGTGGAAAGTTTCAAAAAAACAGAACTTTCTTCCCTTGAATCAAAAACAACATCACGTTATGGAATGAACAACCTGCTTGGAAATCATGCACAGCACCTGTTTATGCATGAACTGATTGATATGGGTGAGATGCTTGGAAAAATGGATGATGGCGAGAAGAAAGAAGAGCTTACAGAAATCTTCAGATGCCTTCAGCAGAGTGAAATATTCCTGGAAATGAATTCCGAGGAAAGAAGGCTTGGATATGAACGGGCTGTAAATGACCTATCCATACTTTCAGATATAGAACGGGCAATTATTATAACTGAAGCTACAGAAAATGAATCTGCCGGGAAAAAGGAGGCATACGAATGA
- a CDS encoding glycoside hydrolase family 57 protein, translating to MNSICPFFEVHQPYRLRWFWPDHKQGFERYFDETVNKEIFRKVAGKCYIPANRTLLELADNTDGYFRASMSVTGTLLEQCMEWGEDVLELFKDLAETGCIEFIDETCYHSLASLFESKDEFMDEVKEHRNLMSELIGVKPRIFRNTEMLYNNSVAYFAAKLGYDAILTEGIETILHGRSPDHVYKARHSDIAVLLRNYKLSDDIGYRFSSRWWEEYPLTASKWADWASWKHGETLNIFMDYETFGEHQWKDTGIFEFLKALPGEVKDRGMRFLTPSQTIDAYKPVGEIDVGDFSTVSWADIERDTSAWLGNDMQRRCFEEMKLLEPYVRKTNDPELLRIWKHMLTSDHYYYMSTKWLGDGDVHSYFSIHNSPYDAAVNFMAALNDFKSQVFRTLNLPA from the coding sequence ATGAACTCTATCTGTCCTTTCTTTGAGGTTCACCAGCCATACAGACTAAGATGGTTCTGGCCTGACCACAAGCAGGGTTTTGAACGTTATTTTGACGAGACTGTCAACAAAGAGATTTTCCGCAAGGTTGCAGGAAAATGCTACATTCCTGCAAACAGAACACTGCTTGAACTTGCTGACAACACAGACGGTTATTTCAGGGCAAGCATGTCCGTCACAGGTACCCTGCTCGAACAATGTATGGAATGGGGAGAAGATGTCCTTGAATTATTCAAAGACCTTGCGGAGACAGGATGTATTGAATTCATTGATGAAACATGCTATCACTCCCTTGCGTCACTTTTTGAATCAAAGGACGAGTTCATGGACGAGGTCAAAGAACACCGGAACCTCATGTCAGAACTTATTGGTGTGAAGCCACGGATATTCAGGAACACAGAGATGCTATACAACAACAGTGTTGCCTACTTTGCCGCAAAACTCGGATATGACGCAATACTGACAGAAGGCATTGAGACTATACTCCATGGAAGGTCGCCGGACCATGTCTACAAAGCAAGGCATTCAGACATTGCAGTTCTTCTACGTAACTATAAACTCAGTGACGATATAGGTTATCGTTTCTCATCAAGATGGTGGGAAGAATATCCATTAACAGCAAGCAAGTGGGCAGACTGGGCTTCCTGGAAGCACGGAGAGACCCTTAACATCTTCATGGATTACGAAACATTCGGTGAACACCAGTGGAAAGATACGGGAATATTCGAATTCCTGAAAGCATTGCCAGGTGAAGTAAAGGATAGGGGTATGCGTTTCCTTACACCTTCACAGACCATAGATGCATACAAACCTGTAGGTGAGATAGACGTAGGAGACTTTTCCACCGTTTCATGGGCTGATATTGAAAGAGATACCAGTGCCTGGCTTGGCAATGACATGCAGCGCCGCTGTTTTGAGGAAATGAAATTGCTTGAACCGTATGTCAGGAAAACGAATGACCCCGAACTGCTCAGGATATGGAAACATATGCTTACGTCCGACCACTATTACTATATGAGTACGAAATGGCTTGGTGACGGTGACGTGCATTCATATTTCAGCATTCATAACTCACCATATGATGCAGCAGTAAATTTCATGGCAGCTCTTAATGATTTTAAGTCTCAGGTGTTCAGAACTCTTAACCTACCAGCATAA